The following are encoded together in the Pectobacterium punjabense genome:
- a CDS encoding integrase domain-containing protein, which produces MVKLNKSLVTLARHGGGSFKTVHDRMKIADRVADRLRSLNIQIRDAKNIKPKHVEMYIKSRRLENISIRTLQNEMSAIRCILRACGKTIMANPEHETLNNRSLGISGASREGTKVAIPDSVYECVLEKVKIVDQGAAAAMELSRLLGLRNEETIQSVKSLKTWQKALQNGDEKVRVVFGTKGGRPRDTTILDREKLIIAVNNAISISGKNNDRLIDSPALHLAIEKYRNIVRSAGLVGKYAPHSLRYAYTTDVTNLHIKNGFSQKEAEALASMDLGHGDGRGHYVARVYNKADQE; this is translated from the coding sequence ATGGTCAAATTAAATAAAAGCTTGGTAACTCTGGCTCGGCATGGAGGCGGAAGTTTCAAGACCGTTCATGACCGTATGAAAATTGCAGATCGCGTTGCAGATAGGTTGAGAAGCCTAAATATTCAAATTCGTGATGCTAAAAATATCAAACCAAAACACGTCGAGATGTATATAAAGAGTCGACGTCTTGAAAATATATCCATACGGACTCTGCAAAATGAGATGTCTGCGATACGCTGTATCTTACGTGCGTGTGGTAAAACGATTATGGCTAACCCTGAACATGAAACGTTAAATAACCGGTCGTTAGGTATTTCTGGGGCCAGCAGAGAAGGGACGAAAGTTGCCATTCCTGATAGCGTATACGAATGTGTCTTGGAAAAAGTTAAAATTGTCGATCAAGGTGCAGCTGCTGCGATGGAACTATCACGACTTCTTGGTTTACGTAATGAAGAGACCATTCAATCTGTTAAATCACTTAAAACATGGCAGAAGGCTTTACAAAATGGTGATGAAAAAGTGCGTGTGGTTTTTGGAACGAAGGGAGGAAGACCTAGAGATACTACTATTCTCGATAGAGAAAAGTTAATAATTGCAGTAAACAACGCAATAAGTATATCTGGTAAGAATAATGATCGCTTGATTGATAGCCCTGCATTGCATTTAGCTATTGAAAAATACCGTAACATTGTAAGGAGCGCCGGGCTTGTTGGTAAATACGCACCTCATAGTCTTCGATATGCGTATACTACCGATGTTACCAATCTTCATATTAAAAATGGCTTTAGCCAAAAGGAGGCTGAAGCATTAGCTTCTATGGATCTGGGTCATGGAGATGGTAGGGGGCATTATGTTGCTCGCGTTTATAACAAAGCTGACCAAGAATAA